A window of the Zerene cesonia ecotype Mississippi chromosome 24, Zerene_cesonia_1.1, whole genome shotgun sequence genome harbors these coding sequences:
- the LOC119836490 gene encoding aldo-keto reductase AKR2E4-like, with translation MVFFVVLIGFLSMGATSDVVKIKLNNGDEMPVIALGTYLGFNENGIVQSRDHFLRNVILNAIDEGYRHFDTASIYETEGEIGEAVVMKIDEGVVKRSDVFITTKLWNTNHERDSVTMALRKTLLKMGLDYVDLFLMHWPIALNEDYTYSDVDYLDTWRGMEDAQRLGLTRSIGVSNFNKEQIERLLQECSIRPVALQIEVHPQIVQQDLVEYAQNKGLVVMGYSPFGSLVKRHGLEMSGPKMDDPTLMDIAKKYSKTTPQVVLRWLVDRNIVPVAKTVNSTRIKENINIFDFKLTEEEIFKINNFNEFKRYTLPSFWQNHKYYPFEKVANPLPNPFVKK, from the exons AtggtattttttgttgttttaatcgGCTTTTTATCG ATGGGCGCTACTTCAGATGTGGTGAAGATTAAATTGAACAACGGTGATGAAATGCCAGTTATAGCTCTTGGTACATACCTGGGTTTTAATGAG AACGGGATAGTTCAGTCTCGAGACCACTTTCTCCGCAACGTGATCTTAAACGCCATTGATGAAGGCTACCGTCACTTCGATACAGCATCCATTTATGAGACTGAAGGCGAGATCGGTGAAGCTGTCGTGATGAAGATCGATGAAGGTGTGGTGAAGAGATCGGATGTTTTCATCACTACTAAG TTATGGAACACGAATCATGAAAGAGACAGTGTGACGATGGCTttgaggaaaactttgttaaaGATGGGCCTGGATTACGTTGATTTATTCCTGATGCATTGGCCGATTGCACTTAat GAAGACTACACCTATTCAGATGTGGACTACCTCGACACCTGGCGTGGAATGGAAGACGCCCAGCGCCTGGGTCTCACCAGGTCTATAGGTGTCTCCAATTTCAATAAGGAACAGATCGAAAGACTACTCCAGGAGTGTAGTATTAGACCTGTCGCTTTACAAATTGag GTCCACCCTCAAATTGTACAACAAGATTTAGTGGAATACGCTCAAAATAAAGGTTTGGTTGTCATGGGATACTCCCCCTTTGGCTCGTTGGTTAAGCGCCACGGCTTAGAAATGTCAGGACCAAAGATGGACGATCCCACATTGATGGACATCGCGAAAAAGTACTCGAAAACCACACCGCAAGTTGTGTTGCGATGGCTG gttgACAGGAACATAGTGCCAGTAGCAAAAACCGTAAACAGCACacgaataaaagaaaatataaatatcttcgATTTCAAATTAACTGAAGAAgagatattcaaaattaataacttcaACGAGTTTAAGCGATACACGTTGCCGTCATTTTGGCAAAATCACAAATATTATCCGTTCGAGAAGGTCGCTAATCCTTTGCCTAATccctttgttaaaaaataa
- the LOC119836383 gene encoding F-box/LRR-repeat protein 20 codes for MTYSGRNKFEIARFSGDDENHINKKLPKELLLRILSYLDVVSLCRCAQVSKLWNILALDGSNWQRIDLFDFQRDVEGPVIENISQRCGGFLRQLSLRGCESIADGSMKTLAQSCPNIEDLNLNKCKKLTDQTCQALGRRCSKLQRINLDSCPSISDISLKALSDGCPVRCKNVNDKAVSCLATYCPDLEVLNVQGCDNITDESISRLGGALRRLCVSGCSRLTDASLCALAAHCPDLATLELAQCAQLTDAGFQALARSCRMLERMDLEECVLITDTTLVHLAMGCPRLEKLTLSHCELITDYGIKQLSMSPCAAEHLTVLGLDNCPLVTDGALEHLISCHNLQLIELYDCQMVTRNAIRKLRNHLPNIKVHAYFAPVTPPVTGGGARPRYCRCCNII; via the exons ATGACTTATTCCGGAAGGAATAAATTCGAG ATCGCTCGGTTTTCGGGCGATGatgaaaatcatataaataaaaagctacCAAAAGAACTCCTGCTGCGGATACTGTCTTACCTTGATGTGGTGTCGTTATGTAGATGTGCACAg GTATCAAAGTTATGGAACATTCTGGCTCTGGATGGCTCGAATTGGCAGAGAATTGACTTATTCGACTTCCAAAGAGATGTAGAG GGTCCGGTAATAGAGAATATATCGCAAAGATGCGGCGGGTTCCTGCGTCAACTCTCGCTGAGGGGTTGCGAGAGCATTGCAGATGGTTCTATGAAGACACTAGCTCAA TCATGTCCAAACATAgaagatttaaatttgaacaaaTGCAAGAAGCTCACAGATCAAACCTGTCAGGCTTTGGGCAGACGCTGTAGCAAGCTGCAAAG gATCAACCTTGACTCATGCCCAAGCATATCAGATATATCGCTGAAAGCCCTCTCTGATGGATGTCCGGTAA GGTGTAAAAATGTCAACGACAAAGCAGTGTCGTGTTTGGCGACGTACTGCCCAGACTTGGAGGTGCTCAACGTACAGGGGTGTGAT AACATAACAGACGAGTCGATATCCCGTCTGGGTGGTGCGCTGCGGCGTCTCTGCGTGTCCGGTTGCTCGCGTCTGACGGACGCGTCGCTGTGCGCCCTGGCCGCCCACTGCCCGGACCTGGCCACGTTGGAGCTGGCGCAGTGCGCTCAGCTCACGGACGCCGGCTTCCAGGCTCTGGCTAGG AGCTGCAGAATGCTCGAACGGATGGACCTTGAagaatgtgttttaataacaGACACGACGCTCGTACACTTGGCCATGGGCTGTCCGCGGTTAGAAAAACTG ACGCTATCCCACTGCGAGCTGATCACAGACTACGGTATCAAACAGCTGTCGATGTCGCCATGTGCGGCGGAACACCTCACCGTATTGG GTTTGGACAACTGTCCTCTAGTTACTGACGGTGCGTTAGAGCATTTGATATCGTGTCACAATTTGCAACTGATCGAATTGTACGACTGCCAGATGGTCACCAGGAATGCTATAAGGAAACTACGG